One window of the Ureibacillus sp. FSL W7-1570 genome contains the following:
- the dnaI gene encoding primosomal protein DnaI, with product MKKALEKFQIPSFQERYNAIRNQILEHPDVQKFLAEHDDVVNKEMVERSLAKLYEYISQSSECCNCGSTEQCTNYLKGFIPKLYISQNMIDVEYERCKQKIIEDERREIESMISSMYMPKDVLSATLQDLLIDDESRVIIANYAADFINHYKKTGELPKKGFYLYGEFGVGKSFVLGAIANELASLRVPSVLVFVPEFLRELKNSIQNQTLQEKIDFVKQAPVLMLDDIGSESLSSWARDEILGPILHYRMSEQLPTFITSNFNYKQLELHLAETSRGEVDVVKAARIMERIKAVTIPIEMTGENRRQSE from the coding sequence ATCAAAAAAGCTTTAGAAAAATTTCAAATTCCTTCCTTTCAAGAAAGGTATAATGCCATCCGCAATCAAATTTTGGAGCATCCGGATGTTCAAAAATTCTTGGCGGAACATGACGATGTGGTCAATAAAGAGATGGTGGAGCGCAGTTTGGCCAAACTGTATGAATATATCAGCCAATCCAGCGAATGTTGCAATTGCGGTTCTACGGAACAATGCACCAATTATTTAAAGGGATTTATTCCCAAATTGTACATTTCCCAAAATATGATTGATGTCGAGTATGAGCGCTGTAAGCAAAAGATTATTGAAGACGAGCGTAGAGAAATCGAATCGATGATTTCAAGCATGTATATGCCGAAAGACGTATTATCTGCCACATTGCAAGATTTATTGATTGACGATGAATCACGGGTAATTATTGCCAATTATGCCGCTGATTTCATCAATCATTACAAAAAGACAGGGGAATTGCCGAAAAAAGGATTTTATTTATATGGCGAATTCGGCGTTGGGAAATCCTTCGTATTGGGGGCCATCGCCAACGAGCTTGCCAGTTTGAGAGTTCCTTCTGTTCTCGTTTTTGTTCCGGAATTTTTGAGGGAGTTGAAGAATTCCATCCAGAATCAAACCCTCCAGGAAAAAATCGATTTTGTAAAGCAGGCTCCTGTACTGATGCTTGATGATATTGGTTCGGAGTCTTTATCCAGCTGGGCGAGGGATGAAATTTTAGGTCCCATTTTGCATTATCGGATGAGTGAACAGCTCCCAACCTTTATTACTTCCAATTTTAATTATAAACAATTGGAACTCCACCTGGCTGAGACTTCCCGCGGTGAGGTCGATGTCGTGAAAGCCGCCAGAATTATGGAGCGGATCAAAGCGGTGACGATTCCGATTGAAATGACTGGCGAAAACCGGAGACAATCCGAATGA
- a CDS encoding DnaD domain protein — translation MVYLYKELQPKDSFDILLPSSLSSHDRQLLTLFYQPLTGPEPISLYLTLWAEGEDPHRGLLNHYYLMNVLNMPIMKVFQARISLEAIGLLKTYRKDEGENRSFIYELARPLDAELFFQDPLLSMFLFSRIGEQAYRKLRKRFIKRIDKDAFKEVSRTFTDVFKPIDTNVPQEFIEPELKSNQMNYPFYYERFDFDLLQAGLSEQLIPSRVFTPEVKEWIAKLAFLYQLSPLDMQKIVILAIDDEMNISLERLKKAAADYYKLTISKEVPKFEKNFESKPQDEPNQSLTKEQELIHYLETTPPIQVLRDINNGKEPLPSSVELAEDLIMKHGMPIGVVNVLLEYVMLTLDMKLPRKYVERIADHWMRKNVRTAKEAMELARTERDQYMQWKLESEAKKSASSNYKKQPYKNIREEKIPEWFYKRNEPKKEEKKASNINFEEERRKILQKLGVVDG, via the coding sequence ATGGTTTACTTGTATAAAGAGTTGCAGCCCAAGGATTCTTTTGATATCCTTCTCCCTTCTTCTCTCTCTTCACATGACCGGCAGCTGTTGACCCTTTTTTATCAGCCCCTTACCGGTCCGGAGCCAATCAGTTTGTATTTGACTTTATGGGCGGAAGGGGAAGATCCTCACAGGGGATTATTAAACCACTACTACTTGATGAATGTGCTGAATATGCCGATCATGAAAGTGTTTCAAGCACGGATTTCCCTTGAAGCGATCGGACTCTTGAAGACATACCGGAAAGATGAAGGGGAAAATCGTTCGTTCATTTATGAATTGGCGCGCCCTTTGGATGCGGAACTATTTTTCCAAGACCCGCTTTTATCGATGTTTTTATTCAGCAGAATTGGCGAACAGGCTTACCGCAAACTGCGCAAACGGTTCATTAAGCGGATTGACAAGGACGCTTTCAAAGAGGTTTCAAGAACGTTTACAGATGTGTTCAAGCCGATTGATACGAATGTACCCCAGGAATTTATCGAGCCCGAGCTGAAATCCAACCAAATGAATTATCCTTTTTATTATGAACGGTTTGACTTCGATTTATTGCAAGCCGGATTATCGGAACAATTGATCCCTTCCCGCGTGTTTACGCCGGAAGTGAAGGAATGGATTGCAAAGCTTGCTTTCCTCTATCAGCTATCCCCGTTGGATATGCAAAAAATTGTGATATTGGCCATTGATGATGAAATGAACATTTCATTGGAAAGATTGAAGAAGGCGGCTGCCGATTATTATAAATTGACCATTTCCAAGGAAGTGCCGAAATTTGAAAAAAACTTTGAGTCGAAGCCGCAGGATGAACCGAATCAGTCGCTGACGAAAGAGCAGGAGCTGATCCATTATCTTGAGACGACTCCGCCGATTCAAGTGTTGCGGGATATCAATAACGGAAAAGAACCGTTGCCGTCTTCCGTCGAACTGGCTGAAGATTTAATCATGAAGCACGGCATGCCTATCGGGGTCGTCAATGTATTGCTCGAATATGTGATGCTCACTTTAGATATGAAATTGCCCCGCAAATATGTCGAACGGATCGCGGACCACTGGATGCGGAAAAATGTACGGACGGCGAAAGAAGCAATGGAACTTGCCCGCACGGAACGGGACCAATATATGCAATGGAAGCTTGAAAGCGAAGCGAAAAAATCCGCTTCATCAAACTACAAGAAACAGCCTTATAAAAATATAAGGGAAGAAAAGATTCCGGAATGGTTTTATAAACGGAATGAACCAAAGAAAGAGGAAAAAAAGGCATCAAACATCAATTTTGAAGAAGAGCGCAGAAAAATATTGCAAAAACTTGGAGTTGTAGACGGGTAG